The DNA region TGATTCATTAAGAGATGAAGTTCGGGTTTTGAGGAGGCTTCCTAAACGGTATAGCACCAAGTATGGTTACCACATGTTCGAAATGCCTCCTGTCAGCTGGTCTGATGAAAACTATTACCTTAAGCAGgtgtgtttttttgttcttgctGATGAGTTATTTTGATCTGTGTATCTTGATTTTCaagttcttttatttttcaggtGTTGCCTCTTTTTAGTAAACACAAAGTTGTGCATTTCAATAGGACAGATACCCGTCTGGCGAACAATGGTCTTTCGCTCCCACTCCAGTGGCTTAGGTGTCGGGTGAACTTCCAGGGACTTAAGTTCACTCCACAGCTTGAGGCTTTGGGGTCTAAGTTAGTCCGCATTCTACAGCAAAGAGGGCCTTTTCTGGCTTTGCATCTGAGATATGAGATGGATATGTTAGCTTTCTCTGGTTGCACTCATGGTTGCAGTCAGGAAGAAGCGGAAGAGCTCAAAAAGATGAGGTTTGCCTTCCGAAAATCTTGTCTTGAATTGGTGCTTTGTTGGATGGAGTATATATGTCTGTTTACCCTGTCTTTTTTGTTGCGCGTGGACTGTTTTGTTTAGGTACACATATCCCTGGTGGAGAGAGAAGGAGATAAACTCAGAGGAGAGGAGGGCGCAAGGGCTGTGTCCTCTGACGCCAGAGGAGGTGGCATTGGTTCTAAAAGCATTGGGATTCGATCAAAATACACAGATATACATTGCTGCTGGCGAGATTTATGGGAGCGAGCATAGACTTTCCGTTCTAAGGGAAGCATTCCCGAGAATTGTGAGTCTACCGGTCCCAACTTCCCTAAGGAGTTGTCAATTGTATCTTTATTAAAAATGCACTTTTCCTCATCAGTTTTGCTCTCACATGTGGTTATAGGTAAAGAAGGAAATGCTATTGGAGTCGGGAGAGTTGCAACAGTTTCAGAACCATTCATCTCAAATGGCTGCTCTAGATTTCATGGTATCTGTGGCCAGCAACACTTTTATTCCCACGTATGATGGAAACATGGCAAAAGTCGTGGAAGGTCATCGAAGGTGATATTGAGACTGAATCCATTTATATTCCACGACAATTGACAAAGTAATGTTAAGAAAACGATACATGTGATGTTGCTTGACTTTGCAGATACCTCGGGTTTAAGAAAACAATCCTGCTTGACCGCAAGAGACTGGTGGAGCTACTGGACTTACATAACAACAAGACCCTCACGTGGGATCAGTTTGCAGTAGCTGTAAAGGAAGCACATGAGAGACGAAGAGGAGCACCTACACATCGAAGAGTGATCTCTGACAAACCAAAGGAGGAAGATTACTTCTACGCTAACCCTCAAGAATGTCTTTGCGAAGGTACAAATTGCCACGATCTGTCTGGCCATAGAAACTCTACTTTAACACGTTGAAGTCACATTTCTTTTAGCATACACTATCTCATTACTTCTGCAAGAGGACGGGAACGCGAAACACCTGGAAACTGAGCTGCATAGTTCAGTTCCTTCCCTGAGTTTTGTTcccatttttgttttgtaactttttcaaaatttctctGCATAGTTGCTGAtcttgatttatttgtttttacgCGAGTTAAGATGTAACTAAAACAAGGTTATGTATCTCTCTCTCATCTTATAgaagtttcaaaattttggcAATAGCCTAACCATACAGATTGTTGTCTCTCCTCAACTCTTCTGTCTCAAGTGCTCGATTCCAACTCTATGCGAGCTGACTGATAACAGTCATGAAGTTGGGGAAAACGTTTGGCATCTGTAAAGATTATAGGATTGAACCGGGAAAACAAATGCTACTGTCTTTTCAACTTGATTCTTCAGACAAACTAGAAAATGTTGGAACCAGAAGCAATCACTAAAGGAAAGACCCAATATCACATTCAAAAGCTTAGCAAAAACCAGAAGAAAAAAGAACTTCTTAACCATCAACAAAGAAGTGACCTTTAAAGAGGAAACTTTCTGCTTTAAAAACAAAGTATTCAATCAGATAGAAAAGGTTCAACTGATCTCAATCAATCCACTTATTCTTCCCCCACACAAAGAAGTAACAGGTTATAATAATTAGGTAAAGAAACTCGACCATCATCAATGGTATCTAAACAACATTCTCTGGTAAAATTACCTAAATCTCCTCCCTCTCAGTTTTAACCCTGAGCTAGCTTCatcgccgccgcttcttcttcAGAGATCTTCTCCTTGTCGGCCTCGAGCTCCTTCTTCACCTGCTGCTCAGCAGCTCTCTCCGCAGCGAGGATCGGCTGGTAGTAATCGGAATGCTCATCCATACACTTCTTCAAGGTACTAGTGATCTCCATACACTTGGTGACGATGTCTTCCTTGTTCTTCTCAGCTTCCTCCACACACACTTCCCAAGCCGTGAACGACTCTTTGCATCCCCCTCCTTTCATGAACAAGCAAAACCCGCActctccttcctcttcctcctcttctcccTCTCCTCCTTGATTcgactcttcttcttcgtttggAGATCCGGATTCTACTGGATCTCTCCAAACAGTTGACGAATCTCCTAGCTCCTCCGACGGAGTAGGAGCTTCCTTTGGAGATTGGGAATCGGAATTCGCTGTCTTCGTCGGATCCGGAGATGACATGATCGATCGATCGCCCTTTACTCTCTAAGTCGCGAGATCGGATCTTTATGGAGGAATCGACGATACAGATGAAGAAAGTTCGTTGTTTCTGCCGCCGCCGACTCGTAGATTTGTAAAACGAAGCTTCTGTGTTAAACCCTCTCAAAAACCCTTTTGTGATCaccgttttttatttttttccttttttttctttttctttttggggttattatttaattattaatttgctgctacaaaatttatgaaacgcgttagagcatcattaacgcGGATGCTTAACGCGGGTGCTTAGTGTTTTtaggttaaaaagaaaaagaaaattatgtaattaaacAAACAACGACGCTTAATTAAGACTCACAAGCAACGGAGCTTATGCACACGTGTCACACATTCATCATCCTCTATCTTTCACGATCGAATCATCTTCTCTGGTGACTCCTCGGCGACTCCGACTCCATCTGGTGATCTCTCCGTTGCAGTAAACTTTGGCCACCACCGGATTGGTAACCGCCGGTTTCTTTCCTCCTCTCGCGCCAATAGCTGCCGCCGTAATTGGCTATTCAGAATCCCCTACACAAAAAATTTAGTGATttgaggagaggagaggagtgTTATAGACGAAGAAGAAAAAGCTTTTACCTTTCTAGTTACCAGAGAAGGAGCGCATGGGTTGATCTGGAGAAACGAGTTCGGGAGAGAAACCGCCATTGAAACTTTTATATCCCTTCCTCGTATTGTTTTTGAGTAGAACTTAGTTTCTGGGTAAATATCTCTACTAGTTGTGTTTAGTTTTTGTGATTTTGCTTCACTTTGATGTCTGACTGAATCTATTCTTTGTTGTGATTCATCTGTGTTCTTGCAGGGATCTTTTAAGGAGGAGACAAGATGagattagtttgtttttttggtttaacgTTTTGGTTTTGGACACACATAGATGCTCTGTTCATTACTTTCTTTTAAGGAGGAGACAAGATGAGATTAGTATGTGAATGTCTCGTTGTTTCATGTTTGTAATTTGACTCTCTCTGGCTTTGAATACAAGTACTTTGATCATAATGATATGTTCAGTAGATTTGAttgttttggattttgtttaatagaacACTTTGATGTAATCATATGTAAGTTTAAAGTTATGCTGTTTGTGTATCTGGTCTCACTTAATGCATTTCAAGCTAAAAAGAGGAAGCTCGGATTGGTTGTAGATGAGGATGAGGATACTAAGACAGAAGAAGGATATGGAGAGGGGCAGAGTGGGGATGACTTAACAAGACTTGTCAATGTTTGAGGTGAGTGTTATTGTGCTATTGATTTAGATATCTTCTCCTGTCTCCACACGTTTATGTAATTGTTAATTGTTATGGTGATGCAAGCTGGTCCCAACAAGCACCTCGTGTTGGTTCAAATGGGAATGGTGATCATAGCATGATCGATCTTAACTCCAACCCTCAGAGAGTACACGAGCCTGGATCAACTTACCAAGTAtgtattgttttagttttttttcttttaagaatcCCAAAATAAAAACCTCCCGTTGGAGCACAAAAATGTTCAGGGTGCTTAGCGTTGGATCTTAAATCACTTTTAcaacttaaaattattaaaaaaagaataagcaCTCCTATTTGGGGTtttgggttaatgatgctcttaatTGGATTAATGTAAACTAAACTTGTTtttacttgacaaaaaaaaacttgttttcaCTTAGCATACATAATATTCTAGACTGttatttcttcttgttctcattttataaatatttgataaacatATATGTGATTAAGATATTGTagtaaacaatttataaacacCCAATCAATTCATACAAGtgacaatttttatatatatatttctgctATAGTTAGGTTGCTCTTTTGATTTCTCATTTTATTGGATGGTAGTTGCAATTTTACTAGCGAAACTTACTGTATTCTCATTTTGATGGTTTGGGAGTCGATTGATTACAATTTACAAGTAAACTGATTTTTCACATTAAAATTTCCATATTTTACTAAATAGATTCAAGAAGAAGTATCTCTTAAACCAGCTTAGAATATAACAATTCTACATAAAAACATACTGTATCATGGATTACTCATATCATTTtaccaaagaaaaagaaaacataccaTTGTGCACAAGTTTTCCGCAAATTGATCGgttcaaaagaaataaaagaagttaattaataaattaggaAGACCCGATTAACCTCTGCGTGTTAATTTCAAACCCAAATTACTTATCATCACTTTTCCGAACGCACCATATTGGTTATATTAGTTAGAAATATCCAATCCGGTAAAACCGaacaaattaaaactaaaccaaaccaaaataaaaaaaagtattttgaaTTTGATAATACTGATAAACCGAATGAATATCATTTTTAAGAAACTGTGATATTCTTTTAGTATATAAACAGATCAAACCAAATAAAccgattaattaaaatataataatataaatatatataaattatacaatataattaatagtatagacatgatttattttattgatataatcTTCATTCTTAAATgttgattttagtaatttaatattttattttaaattaaaagttattttttatcaaattgaaaaaacataaattttacttttagtaTTATGGATTActaatatatcttatttttattccATAAAACTATTACTATTATTAACTAAATATGTTTACTGattatttaaatagtaaaatataaaatttaaatcagtctatttaaaaatcaaaatattgttaggttatattaaattttaaaccgatatctaatcatataaaataaaattcacgaaaatattttaaagggttattatatttatattttttagtataAAGGATAATTAAcgtatatttttagtttatacaaATCTACGGTATTAAACTGAACTAAACCATATTAgatatagttttaatatgagaattattttttttataaactaaaataactaaaaactgAAAGAAACCAGACCGGATTCGATGCCCAACTGTTACATGAGGATGCTCActcttatattttttgtaaaactcATTCTTATATTTAATCTGATTTATGTAGCCGCCGTTAGCCCAAATACCATTTTTTTTAGACCTGTATCGTTATATaatagaacaaagaaaaacattgaTGTGATATAATTCGTAtgtcaaaaaagaagaagacgtgGTATTATTCTTTCGTAAAACCGAGTTCAAAGAACAAATCAAACTAAACCCTTGtaaactaaagaaaatattgaaatattgaATGCGAATTTGTCAACAAAACAGTTGGAAAAAAACTACATGAAAAATACAACTTTTCTtggtttcaaaaagaaaatacaatttcTTTTTTAGATTTCCACATCACAAGATCAGATTGCTTATTGTAATTAAACAAAACTCGTATTTCCCATTCTTCTATAAACTTTGCTTATCGAAATTTATTTGCTCTCAGTCAACATCGCGAACTTTCGGATCTGAGCAAAGATTATTATTAGTTGAATACATAAATGAACATGACTTGTCAATTAAATACTAATACATGATTactgtaaaataataataataatgatcaTGACATGTGATGTATTGTATAGATTCCAAGTATTCGAAGTTACAACTATTgttgatatttcaaaataactcTCTCATTGGCCATTTCTTGATTAATTAACCATACAATACAGGTTGATGGTTCGCATAAATCGAAGATCAAAGACTTTTATACATTAAACGAAGGTAGAGTCACGTTCGGACTTCGTTGATAGTCACAACTCAACAATGACACATTAGAATATTCACTCTTATTCATAAATATAACCCCTTGTCCACCTTGCATCACGAATAAGAGTTGTAATAATCAcgctagatatatatataaactcttTTTGAATCAATCTCCTACTCATACTAAAGTCAACATGTATCACATACTTAAGATCTCCGGCGATGTTTTCAGGGCTATGGGTTTGAGGATCAAGATTCTGATAACAGTCATCTTTAGTGGCTTACTCATTGGTTCTGTCATCTTACTATCATTCTCAAACAACTTCGACGACCAACTTCTTGATGCTACACTCAATGGTAAGAAAAAAGATAACACTATATCTTTTGCGTTATGTTTTTGTTAACttgtattttcattttcttgtgATTAAAAGGTTCAAGTGAATCCGAACTACTCCATGATAAATTCCTAGGAGGGCTTTTAAAACCGGGTTTCGATGAAGGTTCTTGCGTGAGTAGGTATACTCAATCATTGTTGTATCGCAAGCCTTCACCATACAAGCCGTCGCCATATCTTGTCTCTAAGCTTAGAAGCTATGAGAAGCTTCACAAGCGTTGCGGTCCAGGCACAAAAGCTTACAAGAAAGCAACAAAGAATCTTGGTCATGATGATGAGAATTACGCAAGCAAATCCGTTGGTAAATGCAGATACATCGTGTGGGTCGCGGTTTACGGGCTTGGAAACAGAATACTCACTCTGGCATCTGTCTTCCTCTATGCTCTCTTGACAAACAGAGTCGTTCTTGTTGATCAAAGCAAAGACATCAGTGATCTCTTCTGCGAGCCGTTTCCAGGTACTTCTTTCTTTGGAATATTAAAGCCACAACATGTAATATTTGTTTCGTCTTAGCGGTTACTAGAACTGGAGACCTCTGACACAATGATCAGAATCCTTTCCAGTTGAGCTAACTATCTCTAGTGTTTCCAGGTACTTCATGGTTACTCCCTCGTGAGTTCCCACTGATGAATCAGATTGATGGATACAACAAGGAGTACTCTCGTTGTTACGGAACAATGTTGAACAATCATGCCATTAGCACGAACTCAACCCCACGGCATCTATATCTTCACATCTTACATGATTCAAGGGACGAAGACAAGATGTTCTTTTGCTCAAAGGATCAAGATGTGATCGATAAGGTTCCTTGGTTGATTGTCAAAGCCAACGTCTACTTTGTTCCATCTCTATGGTTTAATCCAAATTTTCAGACCGAACTGATGAAGCTGTTCCCTCAGAAAGAAGCAGTGTTTCATCACTTGGCTCGCTATCTTTACCACCCGACCAATCAAGTTTGGGGTATGGTCACTAGGTACCACGATGCACACTTAGCCAGAGCAGACGAGAGGCTCGGGATTCAAATACGTGTGTTCAGCGACAAAGCGGGATACTTCCAACACGTCATGGACCAGATCTTGTCTTGCACGCAAAGAGAGAAGCTATTACCACAAGTAGTCTCACAGGAAGAATCGAAACTCAATATGTCCAAAAGACAAAAACTCAAATCTGTTCTTGTCACGTCTTTATATCCAGAGTACGCTGATCGCCTCAAGAACATGTTTTGGGAAAAACCTAGCTCGACAGGAGAGTTGATAGAAGTTTATCAACCAAGCGGAGAAAGGTATCAACAAACGGATAACAAGCTTCACGACCAAAAGGCCTTGGCCGAGATGTATCTTCTGAGTTTGACGGATAAAATTGTCACAAGCGCTAGGTCCACGTTCGGATACGTTGCTCATAGTCTAGGAGGTTTAAAGCCATGGTTGCTCTATCAACCAAGGGATGCATCAGCTCCTGATCCGCCGTGTGTTCGGTCCACGTCGATAGACCCTTGTCACCTTACTCCTCCTTCTCATGgatgtgatgctgattggggaACTGACTCAGGGAAGGTTGTTCCTTTTGTAAAGCATTGTGAGGATCGAGACAACGATGGTCTGAAGCTATTTGATGAGTTATAATAGTTCTTGTTTATCATAACTGATTTCATTTGATTATTGAGTTACTGAAACAGAGGATCAGTGTTGTCTatcttttgattctcttctaTAACAATCATTCATATGTTTAATAGAGGATGTTACACTTTACAGTTTTACAATTGTATCCTTTACCAAGTTTACCATCCAAGCCAAGATAACAGCAAACGGACAAGAAGCTTCACAATCAATTCTTATTTAATTTATCTTCATTTTTTCTTAAGTACAAAACTAAGAATATCTTAGTTTTGGAAACAAATCATTACAAAATTTGATAAGGAAACATATTTAAAGTAATTAAACATGTTTAGTAATAAATATGACATGTAATGATCTTATTGGGTAAGTGATATTCTAGTTCActctctttaaaattttctaagagTTTATTATGACATTGCAACAATGAGAAATTTTCTAAGAGTTTTACTCTATTAGTAAGAGTTTTAAAAAAAGTAATGCATTAAGATTTGAAGATATTGTAGTCAAGCAAACCTCTTAGAGCTCGTCCTCTTTCATCTTGTGACGGTCGCAACATGAGAATCCACTCGCATCTCCTTCGTCCAAAAACCAGATTCAACATGAAGAAACTGGAAGACAACATCTCGTTTAAGATCTCAGGTGTGATGAAACTCACCATAACATTCGCCACTTGCTTAGTACTTTCCATGGTGCTACTAGTACTACCATCACACAACATCTTCAACGACCACAAGTCTCATCTTACAACCACCGGTAACAAATTGTCTAATTCATTTCAAAACTTGGTTAGAACAAACATAAACGCTCACTTGAATTATCTTTTCTTTCATGTTCTACTAGAAGAGCTTCTTGCAACAGGTTTTGATGAGGAATCTTGCATGAGTAGGTACCATCAGTCCTCTTTACGCAAACCTTCACCATACAAACCATCTACAAATCTTGTCTCTAAGCTTAGAAGCTACGAGATGCTTCACAAGCGTTGCGGTCCAGGCACAAAAGCTTACGAGAGAGCTACAAAGCAGCTTGGTAAAAACAATGTGATAAACAGCAGCGGTGATGATTGTCAATATGTAGTGTGGGCGCCTATGTTCGGTCTAGGAAACAGAATACTTTCCATGGTCTCTGTCTTCACCTACGCTCTTATGACAGATAGAGTCATGCTTGTCGACCAAAGGAACGATATAACCGACCTCTTCTGCGAGCCTTTTCCCGGTACTTCCTGGTTACTTCCTTCGGATTTTCCATTAACAAATCAGATAGATAGCTTCAACCGTACGCATTCGCATTGTTATGGGACCATGTTGAAGAACCATGCCGTTAACTCAACTACAAGACCGTCATATCTTTATATTGACATCTTCCATGACTCCAGGGATCATGATAAGAGGTTCTTCTGTGAAGAGAACCAAGCTTTCATCAAGAACGTCCCGTGGCTAGTTGTGAAGTCTAACCTTTACTACGCTCCATCTCTATGGTTAATACCTAGTTTTCAGACCAAACTCATGAAGCTGTTCCCGGAGAGAGATACAGTCTTCCACCATCTGAGCCATTATCTTTTACACCCGACAAACGAAGTTTGGGGAATGGTGACAAGATCCTACAACGCTTACTTATCAAGAGCTGACGAGGTACTAGGGCTTCAAATAAGAGTGTTCAGCACGCCATCTGGTTATTTCCAGCACGTGATGGACCAGATCCTGTCATGCACGCAAAGAGAGAAGCTCTTGCCTGAACTAGCTTCAAATGGATCGCAACAAGTGATGAATATAACGAAGACACCGAAACTTAAAGCTGTGCTTGTCACATCTCTACATCCAGAATACTCTGATGAGCTAAAGAACATGTTTATGGAACGACCTAGCTCAACAGGAGAGATAGTTGAAGTGTATCAGCCAAGCGGAGAAAGGGTTCAACAAACAGACAAGAAGGTACACGACCAAAAAGCTCTCGCGGAGATCTATCTTCTGAGTTTAACTGATAAGCTTGTGACAAGCACAAGGTCTACGTTTGGATACGTAGCTCAAGGTCTAGGAGGATTGAAGCCATGGATACTGTACGAGCCAAGGCATCAAAAAGCTCCTGACCCGCCGTGTGTTAGGGCCATGTCTATGGAGCCTTGCTCTCTAAAAGCACTTGTATCTGCTTGTCAAGCCGAGACAATCAAAACCACCCCTTTTGTTAAGTACTGTGAGGATCGCATCACAGGGATTAAGCTAGTTGATGAGTTGTAATTGTAATCTTTTTCAACTTGTTCTATGTTCTTCATTGTCACCTACCAAACTTCCTATATACTTATCTGAAAATCATATCCAAACTTTAAGATATAAACAGGAGTTAACTAGATGATAGGCTTTGTATATCACTTCCTAGTATCACATCAGTGTTTCTCATTTTCAATTCATCTGGATGTTCGTGGAGATCTTGCAACAGTCTTCTTCATCTCAGACATTAATGACAAAGAAAATACATGGTTTATCACCTTGAAACATCACCATCTCTCACTCGGCTTCACGGATTTTTctgattcaaaatatttatttctaataaaatacttctttttatttgatgATAGCTGCAGTAAGTTTTTCTTCTTAAAAACTTGTATCAATACATAGGCATCACCATCTCTTGTAAAACCATAACCACATGCATCAAAGATTTACCTGATCTTCCAGCACATTTACCTGATCTTCCagttcatttataaaattattttgactaTTTATCTTATTAGAATATAAATATCTTTTAGATCTAgtgtttttttatgtttatagaattattagttaatcaatgtTTAAAATTCTTTACATAATGTTATGTATGATTCTCGTTCTTATAAGATTTTGGTTTATCATGAATCATAACTTGTCTAATGTTGTCACATATACTTCAATGACTAGTCATATTATTGATAGACAAAtctcttaaaattattttgaaggATAATAGTATGATTCGAGGAAGCCAAATATAAAAACAACTAGATCTTCACCCGTGCGACtgcacggatattaattttctattttagtttttatttacttatactaaatgatatatttgtaatacttgatcgttttacattgactacgTTAGAGATGTGTATTTAGATATCGACTGATtcagttaaaatctatttggatttgagattttcgagtttaaagatttcagcaacattcaaatatttataaattttggtttcgatttgattcgggtatttgcgggtttggttcggatacGGATAAtccattcaaattattttaaaattttcaaaatttatatatactttaaatttctcaaaacatataaatttgagtaatgtaagccaaaatatctaaattaaaaattgaaaaacaggttgaacttcaatatttggatggagaataaatatatatttgaaatatttttggtgtttgattattatttatctactttatatgtttacttttaactattttttatattttcaaatagtttagacaactttaaattgacaaaaaatgacaactttaaaatattattaattgttgaaaaataaaaaacaaaatacattaatctaactaaaaagacaaacattaaaatagaaaaaaaaaacattaatctaactaatatagacaagcattaaaataggaaagaaaaaaaacacattaatataaccgaaaaagacaagcattaaaataggaaattcaatttaattctcagtggcatgtaATTGTAAATagcactgaaaactaaggggtattctatatgtgtacttctgttttaataagatagattgtcgaaataattaaaatatattaaatttaatcaaatataaattaatattttatgaatcAATGATGTGATTAATATCTGaaaccaaatttatttttagttcaatttgatttttaacatg from Raphanus sativus cultivar WK10039 chromosome 8, ASM80110v3, whole genome shotgun sequence includes:
- the LOC108822484 gene encoding probable fucosyltransferase 9 isoform X1, which translates into the protein MRIHSHLLRPKTRFNMKKLEDNISFKISGVMKLTITFATCLVLSMVLLVLPSHNIFNDHKSHLTTTEELLATGFDEESCMSRYHQSSLRKPSPYKPSTNLVSKLRSYEMLHKRCGPGTKAYERATKQLGKNNVINSSGDDCQYVVWAPMFGLGNRILSMVSVFTYALMTDRVMLVDQRNDITDLFCEPFPGTSWLLPSDFPLTNQIDSFNRTHSHCYGTMLKNHAVNSTTRPSYLYIDIFHDSRDHDKRFFCEENQAFIKNVPWLVVKSNLYYAPSLWLIPSFQTKLMKLFPERDTVFHHLSHYLLHPTNEVWGMVTRSYNAYLSRADEVLGLQIRVFSTPSGYFQHVMDQILSCTQREKLLPELASNGSQQVMNITKTPKLKAVLVTSLHPEYSDELKNMFMERPSSTGEIVEVYQPSGERVQQTDKKVHDQKALAEIYLLSLTDKLVTSTRSTFGYVAQGLGGLKPWILYEPRHQKAPDPPCVRAMSMEPCSLKALVSACQAETIKTTPFVKYCEDRITGIKLVDEL
- the LOC108822484 gene encoding probable fucosyltransferase 9 isoform X3, encoding MKLTITFATCLVLSMVLLVLPSHNIFNDHKSHLTTTGNKLSNSFQNLLLATGFDEESCMSRYHQSSLRKPSPYKPSTNLVSKLRSYEMLHKRCGPGTKAYERATKQLGKNNVINSSGDDCQYVVWAPMFGLGNRILSMVSVFTYALMTDRVMLVDQRNDITDLFCEPFPGTSWLLPSDFPLTNQIDSFNRTHSHCYGTMLKNHAVNSTTRPSYLYIDIFHDSRDHDKRFFCEENQAFIKNVPWLVVKSNLYYAPSLWLIPSFQTKLMKLFPERDTVFHHLSHYLLHPTNEVWGMVTRSYNAYLSRADEVLGLQIRVFSTPSGYFQHVMDQILSCTQREKLLPELASNGSQQVMNITKTPKLKAVLVTSLHPEYSDELKNMFMERPSSTGEIVEVYQPSGERVQQTDKKVHDQKALAEIYLLSLTDKLVTSTRSTFGYVAQGLGGLKPWILYEPRHQKAPDPPCVRAMSMEPCSLKALVSACQAETIKTTPFVKYCEDRITGIKLVDEL
- the LOC108822484 gene encoding probable fucosyltransferase 9 isoform X2 — its product is MKLTITFATCLVLSMVLLSHLTTTGNKLSNSFQNLVRTNINAHLNYLFFHVLLEELLATGFDEESCMSRYHQSSLRKPSPYKPSTNLVSKLRSYEMLHKRCGPGTKAYERATKQLGKNNVINSSGDDCQYVVWAPMFGLGNRILSMVSVFTYALMTDRVMLVDQRNDITDLFCEPFPGTSWLLPSDFPLTNQIDSFNRTHSHCYGTMLKNHAVNSTTRPSYLYIDIFHDSRDHDKRFFCEENQAFIKNVPWLVVKSNLYYAPSLWLIPSFQTKLMKLFPERDTVFHHLSHYLLHPTNEVWGMVTRSYNAYLSRADEVLGLQIRVFSTPSGYFQHVMDQILSCTQREKLLPELASNGSQQVMNITKTPKLKAVLVTSLHPEYSDELKNMFMERPSSTGEIVEVYQPSGERVQQTDKKVHDQKALAEIYLLSLTDKLVTSTRSTFGYVAQGLGGLKPWILYEPRHQKAPDPPCVRAMSMEPCSLKALVSACQAETIKTTPFVKYCEDRITGIKLVDEL